One segment of Polyangiaceae bacterium DNA contains the following:
- a CDS encoding response regulator, giving the protein MKPHILVVDDSMIVRMDLRGSLTAAGFDVTVCETKRAAEELLDKQSYSAIVLDVMLPDGDGVELLRRVRDATPHADTPVIMLSAEAEIRDRVRGLSMGADEYVGKPYNIAYFIGRVRDLCRARRGHEQLEMPVIACRRILVVDDSPTFLQYLAKLLREDGHDVVLAHSGTAALEILAVQTIDCVVIDRHMPDIDGLETLRRIRQAPACESTPIIMLTGTDDLTVERAARDAGADAFVHKTDTRDVIRSRVRRVLRGGRTSPAPPDAVSNIGSSNARRSSPQDSTRRAPPSPYAPLPSPMPYSTGATRSQPKELNPLFVEAASAMGLNTQLARDTLAKALGRMSIDPQRMDCADLARTLPALREALRMFFSPDELMPRIEALTSIAMRSGSKTR; this is encoded by the coding sequence ATGAAGCCGCATATCCTCGTGGTCGACGATAGTATGATTGTCCGAATGGACCTTCGTGGATCGCTCACTGCAGCGGGGTTTGACGTGACCGTCTGCGAAACCAAGCGAGCCGCAGAAGAGTTGCTCGACAAGCAGTCCTATTCCGCGATCGTCCTGGACGTGATGCTCCCCGACGGCGATGGCGTGGAGCTCCTGCGACGAGTGCGTGACGCTACGCCACATGCCGACACGCCGGTCATCATGCTGTCGGCGGAAGCGGAGATTCGAGATCGCGTGCGCGGCTTGAGCATGGGCGCCGATGAATACGTGGGCAAACCCTACAACATCGCGTACTTCATCGGTCGTGTTCGTGATCTTTGCCGAGCGCGTCGCGGCCATGAACAGCTCGAGATGCCCGTCATCGCTTGCCGCAGGATTCTCGTCGTCGATGACAGTCCCACCTTCCTTCAGTACCTCGCAAAATTGCTTCGCGAAGACGGTCATGACGTCGTGCTTGCGCACTCGGGAACGGCGGCGCTCGAAATACTTGCTGTTCAAACGATCGACTGCGTCGTGATCGACCGGCACATGCCCGACATCGATGGCCTCGAGACGTTGCGGCGGATTCGACAAGCTCCTGCGTGTGAATCGACGCCGATCATCATGCTCACAGGAACCGACGATCTCACGGTCGAGCGTGCGGCGCGCGATGCCGGTGCCGATGCGTTCGTGCACAAAACGGACACGCGCGACGTCATTCGTTCACGAGTTCGCAGGGTGCTTCGCGGAGGACGAACATCACCGGCTCCACCGGATGCAGTGAGCAACATCGGTTCGTCGAACGCGCGTAGATCATCGCCGCAAGACTCGACGCGCCGTGCACCGCCGAGCCCATACGCTCCTTTGCCAAGTCCAATGCCCTACTCCACGGGAGCGACTCGCTCACAGCCGAAGGAGCTCAATCCGCTCTTCGTCGAAGCTGCGTCCGCCATGGGTCTCAATACGCAGCTTGCTCGCGACACGCTGGCGAAGGCGCTTGGTCGCATGAGCATCGATCCGCAAAGGATGGACTGCGCCGACTTGGCCCGAACTCTTCCCGCGTTGCGCGAGGCACTGCGGATGTTTTTCTCGCCGGACGAGCTCATGCCGCGCATCGAGGCGCTCACGTCCATCGCGATGCGCTCGGGCAGCAAGACGAGATGA
- a CDS encoding chemotaxis protein CheW, whose amino-acid sequence MKNDPEERKSLAVLMVRVRTWVCALPAQFVIEVMRPLPIQAVVGAPRFIMGMSIVRGEVTPVLAMDMLLGSSELLPPKRFVLVRVGERRAVLAVEEVLGTDIIDMHRLDATPGLLSEALPRDVARIGVLDRSVLVMLEAGRLLSEDTWHAMTALGAGEQ is encoded by the coding sequence ATGAAGAACGACCCGGAAGAGCGGAAAAGTTTGGCTGTCTTGATGGTGCGCGTTCGTACGTGGGTATGTGCATTGCCGGCGCAATTCGTGATCGAGGTGATGCGTCCATTGCCGATTCAGGCTGTCGTTGGGGCGCCTCGATTCATTATGGGCATGTCGATCGTTCGTGGGGAAGTCACGCCGGTATTGGCGATGGACATGCTGCTGGGGTCGAGCGAGTTATTGCCGCCGAAGCGTTTCGTATTGGTGCGGGTAGGCGAGCGCCGGGCGGTTCTCGCCGTCGAAGAGGTATTGGGAACGGATATCATCGATATGCATCGTCTGGATGCGACCCCAGGGCTATTGTCCGAGGCTCTTCCGCGTGACGTAGCTCGTATTGGGGTGCTCGATCGTTCCGTATTGGTGATGCTCGAGGCGGGGCGGCTTTTGTCCGAGGACACGTGGCATGCCATGACGGCGCTCGGTGCTGGCGAGCAATGA
- a CDS encoding methyltransferase domain-containing protein: protein MTTQPDLGWLEALLEAQYGFAPTVDLRQRLSSSWNRHGQLPNAVDSRMNRLRQLAESLVIGETYFFREPAQIEYLVRHLLLDGSSKNINLESIRILSAGCASGEEAYSLAIAIDALGEAISSRVSIVGVDVSAAAIRKARSATYSAWSLRATPPNVREACFHRRGDMYELDKRFRGRVHFEERNLFEVDNDFWAPGAFDVIFCRNVGIYLSPRAWADLIARFSHVLTPGGHLFLGHSETLRGIPHDFDLVHAGNVFYYRRQNADRSVERRPPPDLPLQRNDQPARRNTPTGMTAINERTVVSESTAHGRPSSTSRRDTGLPRLHAREGERHLVMERHRILSLIEMERFDEAFVALGEMPADPRIRLYGAVVAMARGSFEEIESVCHALLAAGHCQPEAHCLLGACREHQRAFDSAERHYREAARIDPRFGIAHLRLGLLLHRTGDADGGQSALEEAERRLEHEDPERIALFGGGFSRNALLGLCRGRMMARKV, encoded by the coding sequence ATGACGACGCAGCCCGACCTCGGCTGGTTGGAAGCGTTGCTCGAAGCACAATATGGTTTTGCGCCGACGGTCGACTTGCGGCAGCGATTGTCGTCGTCGTGGAATAGGCATGGGCAGCTCCCCAACGCCGTCGATTCGCGAATGAATCGATTGCGTCAACTCGCCGAGAGTCTCGTGATTGGCGAGACGTACTTTTTCCGGGAGCCTGCACAAATCGAATACCTGGTTCGTCATTTGCTCCTGGATGGTTCGTCGAAGAATATCAATTTGGAATCGATTCGCATCTTGTCGGCCGGTTGTGCATCGGGGGAAGAGGCATATTCGCTGGCGATTGCTATCGATGCGCTCGGGGAAGCGATATCGAGTCGGGTTTCGATCGTGGGTGTGGACGTCAGTGCGGCGGCGATTCGCAAAGCACGAAGTGCGACGTATTCGGCGTGGTCGCTGCGGGCGACGCCGCCGAATGTACGCGAAGCTTGTTTCCACCGGCGCGGCGATATGTACGAGCTCGACAAACGTTTTCGAGGCCGTGTGCACTTCGAAGAGCGCAATTTATTCGAGGTCGATAACGACTTTTGGGCACCGGGTGCATTCGATGTGATTTTTTGTCGAAATGTTGGGATTTATTTGTCGCCGCGCGCATGGGCCGATCTCATCGCTCGTTTTTCGCATGTCCTCACGCCCGGCGGACACTTGTTTTTGGGGCACAGCGAAACGTTGCGGGGCATTCCCCACGATTTCGACCTCGTGCATGCCGGCAATGTTTTTTATTATCGCCGCCAAAACGCCGATCGAAGCGTCGAACGTCGTCCGCCGCCAGATTTACCCCTTCAGCGGAACGATCAACCGGCGCGACGCAACACGCCTACGGGCATGACCGCAATCAACGAAAGGACGGTGGTGAGCGAATCGACGGCGCACGGCAGGCCGTCTTCGACTTCGCGTCGGGACACGGGACTGCCGCGTCTTCATGCGCGGGAGGGCGAGCGACACCTCGTCATGGAGCGCCATCGCATCTTGTCCCTCATCGAAATGGAACGTTTCGACGAAGCTTTCGTGGCGCTCGGCGAAATGCCCGCGGATCCTCGGATCAGGCTGTATGGCGCAGTGGTCGCAATGGCGCGCGGGTCATTCGAGGAAATTGAAAGTGTTTGTCACGCTCTGCTAGCGGCGGGGCATTGTCAGCCGGAAGCGCATTGCTTGCTGGGTGCGTGTCGTGAGCATCAGCGGGCATTCGATTCGGCGGAGCGGCATTATCGGGAAGCCGCGCGCATCGACCCGCGTTTCGGCATTGCGCATTTGCGGCTGGGCCTTTTGCTGCACCGTACGGGGGATGCCGATGGCGGGCAAAGCGCGCTCGAGGAGGCCGAGCGTCGCTTGGAACACGAGGATCCCGAAAGAATTGCCTTGTTCGGTGGTGGTTTTTCTCGAAATGCATTGCTCGGGTTATGCCGCGGGCGAATGATGGCGCGCAAAGTTTGA
- a CDS encoding methyl-accepting chemotaxis protein has translation MTKSWTIGQQIALGFLIPVVILMALGGVAYESTQRLMQSSYMVTRSNDVLSTISAMLSDLQDIERGQRGFIITGKDEFLEPYTNGIAGWKKKYDHLRDLTNDNARQQRRLDALQPAANDRVAFAEENVKVRRSDGLEASAQLLLTGKGKKLTDEINKIVAEMVEEEKEILHQRAVDNETASAQLIRILIGGTIMAIVLVAAVAFFIVRGIGRSIGAAVQSLRSASAELEAASNQQLKGAKEQAAATTEVSTTVRELVSTSRQIAENAQRVTQVASEMNDAAKVGDQTVQSAQEAIDLVRRQVDQIVGHMLSLGKKSQDIGGILEIITELAEQTNILALNATIEAIGAGDNGKRFGVVAGEIRKLADRVATATKDIRRLIEEIRSSANTTVMATEDGAKAVESGARRFVDVTESFQRIVDHVSMTMQAAREIELSTKQQSSAMEQVSGAMVDVTQTARETEASSSQVQKTASDLSGLSTELVQLIERQAA, from the coding sequence ATGACGAAGTCGTGGACCATTGGGCAGCAAATAGCGTTGGGATTCTTGATACCCGTCGTCATCTTGATGGCGCTCGGCGGGGTTGCTTATGAAAGCACGCAGCGGCTGATGCAATCGAGCTACATGGTCACGCGCTCCAACGACGTGTTGAGTACGATTTCGGCGATGCTTTCGGACCTGCAAGACATCGAGCGGGGACAGCGAGGATTCATCATTACGGGCAAGGATGAATTTTTGGAGCCCTACACGAATGGAATCGCGGGCTGGAAGAAAAAATATGATCATCTTCGCGACTTGACGAACGACAACGCACGTCAACAGCGTAGACTCGACGCATTGCAACCGGCCGCGAACGACCGTGTAGCGTTTGCCGAGGAGAATGTAAAAGTGCGGAGAAGCGACGGGCTCGAGGCATCGGCGCAGCTCCTTCTTACCGGCAAGGGGAAAAAATTAACGGATGAGATCAACAAAATCGTTGCAGAGATGGTCGAGGAGGAAAAAGAAATTTTGCATCAGCGCGCGGTGGACAATGAAACGGCATCTGCGCAGCTCATTCGAATTCTGATTGGCGGTACGATCATGGCCATCGTTTTGGTGGCTGCCGTGGCGTTTTTCATCGTGCGGGGAATTGGACGGAGCATTGGAGCCGCCGTGCAAAGCTTGCGCAGTGCATCGGCCGAGCTCGAAGCGGCGTCGAATCAACAATTGAAAGGGGCGAAGGAGCAAGCAGCGGCGACCACCGAAGTATCCACGACGGTGCGGGAACTGGTATCGACTTCGCGGCAGATTGCGGAAAATGCGCAGCGGGTGACGCAGGTGGCCAGTGAAATGAACGATGCGGCCAAAGTCGGCGATCAAACGGTCCAAAGTGCACAAGAAGCGATTGATCTGGTACGCCGACAGGTCGATCAAATCGTGGGCCATATGTTGTCGCTCGGGAAGAAATCGCAAGACATCGGTGGGATTTTGGAAATCATCACCGAACTGGCCGAACAGACGAATATCTTGGCGCTCAATGCGACGATCGAGGCCATTGGTGCGGGGGACAATGGCAAACGATTCGGCGTCGTCGCGGGGGAAATTCGTAAACTCGCGGACCGCGTAGCCACCGCGACGAAAGACATTCGGCGCCTCATCGAAGAAATCCGCAGCTCCGCCAATACGACGGTCATGGCGACGGAAGACGGGGCCAAAGCCGTCGAAAGTGGGGCGCGACGTTTCGTCGACGTGACGGAAAGTTTTCAGCGTATCGTGGATCATGTCTCCATGACGATGCAAGCCGCACGCGAAATCGAATTGTCGACGAAACAGCAATCGAGCGCCATGGAGCAGGTCAGCGGCGCGATGGTCGACGTGACGCAAACCGCGCGGGAAACCGAAGCGAGCTCCTCGCAGGTGCAAAAAACGGCCAGCGACTTGTCGGGTTTGTCGACCGAGCTCGTGCAGCTCATCGAACGCCAGGCGGCTTGA
- a CDS encoding chemotaxis protein CheW, producing MANVTELFDEHGGFRAQAEVLRRAFDQSFADPATVIEESGELVLAVRVGAIQCGVRLSEVAGILRCPKIVPLPRLKPGCLGIIGIRGQLHAAYHLGMLLGDAMGASTACRWLVLTPGRDALAFVFDTIDACLTIKPEELRAVERPGDVKAHMRAVFVRDGTVRELLEMPALVALATGGAQLSLSEESS from the coding sequence ATGGCCAATGTGACCGAGTTATTCGATGAGCACGGAGGTTTTAGGGCCCAGGCTGAAGTGCTTCGACGAGCCTTCGATCAATCGTTTGCCGATCCAGCAACCGTCATTGAAGAATCGGGAGAACTGGTTCTGGCCGTTCGTGTTGGCGCGATTCAATGCGGGGTGCGGTTGTCCGAGGTCGCTGGCATTCTTCGTTGTCCGAAAATCGTGCCATTGCCTCGATTGAAACCAGGTTGTCTCGGTATCATCGGCATTCGTGGACAACTGCACGCAGCATATCATCTTGGCATGTTGCTCGGCGATGCAATGGGCGCATCGACGGCATGTCGGTGGCTGGTTCTCACGCCTGGGCGGGATGCGCTAGCGTTCGTGTTCGATACGATAGACGCGTGCTTGACGATAAAACCGGAAGAACTTCGGGCCGTCGAGCGACCAGGCGACGTGAAAGCTCACATGCGCGCCGTGTTCGTACGCGATGGGACGGTGCGCGAGCTACTCGAAATGCCCGCGCTGGTGGCATTGGCGACGGGTGGCGCGCAGTTGTCGCTCAGCGAGGAATCGTCGTGA
- a CDS encoding response regulator yields MADLLSAFRVEGRETIASLTRELLALEKAPGDPHALATCLRLAHNLKGTARVVQQFGIGDMAHTLEEALLPLRNGQEQAESEYFSDLLRIVARMREALDRLDEELQAGRAAEGRAKTQQVTTDGELFDTVRVNIAEMDRLLEGLSEAAIQLGPLRAVEDSLHDAAQTLTSLQASLHSGKVGDHALLWGRFRSMVDALTTAVVQAGQTMAPSLSRLEQELETVRERASTLRLLPVRSIFGTLELTMRDAAGLLGKAVQFEVSGGDVSLEGHILLSVRDALLHIIRNAVDHGLESPGEREFVKKPAVGTISLNVVRHGRRVEFRCRDDGRGIDPEKVRATIFASGRVAREKVATLTSDELFAFLFETGVSTADRVTEISGRGVGLDVVRAVANRLRGQASIESELGRGTTITIDVPMSLSAMKVLSVSVGRDTVLIPLDAVRHTLRLQHAELVRNSEGESILYEDGAIPFVELRSVIGSSPTPERRVTWIVIVVQAGSKVFALGADALLETLDIVVKPLPAGIDAPPSIAGAAFDSKGDPVLVLEPMGLHAIQPEVIRTEARPAAASHARLPILVIDDSLTTRMLEQSILEAAGYVVDLSASAEDALRRALAKKYGLFIVDVEMPGMNGYEFTRITRADPHFASIPVIMVTSLATADDRQRGLDAGASAYIVKGDFDQKYFVDKVAELLGAP; encoded by the coding sequence ATGGCGGATCTTCTAAGCGCATTCCGCGTCGAGGGGCGAGAGACCATTGCGTCGTTGACGCGAGAATTGCTGGCCCTCGAAAAGGCGCCGGGGGACCCGCATGCGCTGGCGACATGCCTGCGCCTCGCCCACAATTTGAAGGGCACGGCTCGTGTCGTCCAGCAATTTGGCATTGGCGACATGGCGCACACGCTCGAAGAGGCGCTCTTGCCTTTGCGCAATGGCCAAGAGCAAGCCGAGAGTGAATATTTCAGCGATTTGTTGCGAATCGTTGCACGTATGCGCGAAGCTCTCGATCGTCTCGATGAAGAATTGCAGGCAGGACGCGCGGCCGAGGGGCGGGCGAAGACACAGCAGGTCACGACCGACGGAGAGCTATTCGATACCGTTCGCGTCAATATTGCCGAAATGGATCGACTGCTCGAAGGATTGTCGGAAGCCGCCATTCAATTGGGGCCCTTGCGCGCGGTCGAGGATTCATTGCATGACGCCGCGCAGACGCTCACTTCATTGCAGGCATCGCTTCATTCCGGCAAAGTGGGCGATCATGCCCTTCTATGGGGTCGATTTCGCTCGATGGTCGACGCATTGACCACCGCTGTCGTTCAAGCGGGACAAACGATGGCGCCGAGTCTGTCGCGACTCGAGCAGGAGCTCGAGACGGTGCGGGAGCGAGCGAGCACGCTGCGTCTTTTGCCGGTCCGATCCATTTTCGGCACGCTCGAGCTGACCATGCGTGATGCAGCTGGGCTTTTGGGCAAAGCTGTGCAGTTCGAAGTGTCGGGAGGGGACGTCAGCCTCGAAGGTCATATCCTACTTTCGGTCCGCGATGCTCTTTTGCACATCATTCGTAATGCCGTCGATCACGGTCTCGAGTCACCTGGGGAACGCGAATTCGTCAAGAAACCCGCGGTCGGGACCATTTCCTTGAACGTCGTGCGTCACGGCCGACGTGTCGAATTTCGTTGTCGCGACGATGGTCGCGGAATCGACCCCGAAAAGGTGCGCGCTACGATTTTCGCAAGCGGGCGCGTTGCTCGTGAAAAGGTTGCCACATTGACCTCCGACGAATTGTTTGCATTTCTTTTCGAAACGGGCGTGAGCACGGCAGATCGGGTGACTGAGATATCTGGGCGTGGCGTCGGTCTCGATGTCGTCCGGGCCGTCGCCAATCGACTTCGTGGCCAGGCCAGCATTGAATCGGAATTGGGTCGCGGCACGACCATCACGATCGACGTGCCCATGTCGCTTTCGGCCATGAAGGTGCTTTCCGTCAGCGTGGGACGAGATACGGTGCTCATTCCACTCGATGCCGTGCGCCATACGCTGCGATTGCAACACGCCGAGCTCGTGCGCAACTCCGAAGGAGAATCCATACTGTACGAGGACGGGGCGATTCCATTTGTCGAGCTTCGGTCGGTGATCGGTTCGTCGCCCACACCCGAACGTCGCGTGACGTGGATCGTCATCGTGGTGCAAGCAGGATCGAAGGTTTTTGCACTGGGTGCCGATGCGCTTTTGGAAACGCTGGATATCGTGGTAAAACCATTGCCAGCCGGAATTGATGCTCCGCCCTCGATTGCCGGCGCGGCATTCGATAGCAAAGGTGACCCCGTCTTGGTTCTCGAGCCGATGGGACTTCATGCCATTCAACCCGAAGTCATCCGCACCGAAGCCCGACCAGCGGCCGCTTCGCATGCGCGCTTGCCCATCTTGGTCATCGATGATTCATTGACGACACGGATGCTGGAACAAAGCATCCTGGAAGCCGCAGGTTACGTCGTGGATTTGAGTGCGTCGGCTGAAGATGCATTACGCCGTGCGCTAGCGAAAAAATATGGCTTGTTCATCGTCGACGTCGAGATGCCCGGGATGAATGGTTATGAATTCACGCGCATCACACGCGCCGATCCCCACTTTGCGAGCATTCCGGTCATCATGGTGACGTCGCTCGCGACCGCTGACGATCGGCAACGTGGTCTCGACGCCGGGGCATCGGCATATATCGTCAAAGGCGATTTCGACCAAAAATATTTCGTCGACAAAGTCGCCGAGCTTCTGGGCGCACCATGA
- a CDS encoding response regulator has product MSNIRVLVVDDSPTVRRHLVTTLRADPDFVVVGEASDGQSAIRLCERLRPDVVTLDMMIPNGNGVEVTEYIMAYRPTPIVIVSASVNRGELLHTYDALAAGALEIVEKPSGNNLPEGWVNHFKSTVKVASRVKVITHPRARLRKASALLDKPNVDVPSEPVLQAGPISTAGGRYSLVAMGASTGGPAAVAQILSALRPPIPLPILLVMHIGQPFGAALCEWLGTILPLPVSEAKHGDLLPAPGAPRLILAPPDQHLTISGGRMLLDREPERHSCRPSIDVLFESVARELGPRSIGCLLTGMGRDGAAGLLAMKRAGGMTLVQDESTSVVFGMPREAIRLGAAMRILPLGEFPSILTSLAERSAG; this is encoded by the coding sequence ATGAGCAATATCCGCGTGCTCGTCGTGGATGATTCGCCTACGGTGCGCCGTCACTTGGTGACCACGTTGCGAGCGGATCCGGATTTCGTGGTCGTCGGGGAAGCGTCCGATGGTCAAAGTGCCATTCGTTTGTGCGAGCGTCTGCGTCCGGACGTCGTGACGCTCGACATGATGATTCCCAATGGCAATGGAGTGGAGGTCACCGAATACATCATGGCATATCGGCCCACGCCGATCGTGATCGTTTCTGCGTCGGTCAATCGTGGCGAACTATTGCATACGTATGATGCGCTCGCCGCCGGAGCGCTTGAAATCGTGGAGAAACCGAGCGGCAACAACTTGCCGGAGGGCTGGGTCAACCATTTCAAATCAACCGTGAAGGTCGCCTCGCGGGTCAAGGTCATTACGCATCCTCGCGCACGATTGCGCAAGGCTTCGGCCCTCTTGGATAAGCCGAATGTCGATGTTCCTTCGGAGCCTGTGCTGCAAGCGGGTCCCATTTCAACCGCTGGAGGGCGATATTCTCTCGTGGCCATGGGAGCATCGACTGGGGGGCCGGCGGCGGTTGCACAAATCTTGTCGGCGTTACGTCCGCCAATTCCATTGCCCATCCTTCTGGTCATGCACATTGGTCAACCGTTTGGTGCGGCCCTATGCGAATGGCTTGGCACGATTTTGCCATTGCCCGTTTCCGAAGCCAAACATGGTGACTTGCTTCCTGCTCCCGGAGCTCCGCGGCTCATTCTTGCTCCGCCCGACCAGCATTTGACCATTTCCGGAGGTCGCATGCTGCTGGATCGCGAACCGGAGCGGCATTCGTGTCGCCCTTCCATCGATGTATTATTCGAATCGGTAGCGCGCGAATTGGGGCCGCGCAGCATCGGTTGTTTGCTCACGGGAATGGGTCGAGACGGCGCTGCGGGACTCTTGGCAATGAAACGAGCGGGAGGTATGACGCTCGTGCAGGATGAAAGCACCTCGGTCGTTTTTGGTATGCCTCGGGAAGCCATTCGGCTCGGAGCAGCCATGCGGATCCTACCGCTTGGAGAATTCCCTTCGATACTCACGAGCTTGGCAGAGCGAAGTGCGGGTTGA
- a CDS encoding DUF3089 domain-containing protein produces the protein MRKGLVALFGLALTSNGCLRGPLRPPDPATAPDYASHAAWACRPDMKGDACDIDLTAVEMLPDGTTKIVPFTPEADPKIDCFYVYPTVDMGLRAGLHEDLTDNEKPFQTAGIQAARFAEVCRLFAPLYRQVRIGTYAADAKTRDFYLDAAYRDVESAFDHYISHDNGGRPFVLVSHSQGSHMVSRLIRRRIETDPALLSRLVVALPIGGHLGTDANGRTGGSFQKVPVCTSKEEQGCVVAYRSYPPSATNFGRDESLKEGKVSVCVHPASIGKDENAGLSRAYFPTRARRLGTLPEGIAEKAPFVLYRDFFEARCVAHGDVRVLEVRPRQAPGDTRQNPIDFDSMFVRSAMGLHIYDVQFGMGDLIDLVRIKAEARQRLQTQ, from the coding sequence ATGCGTAAAGGACTGGTCGCTCTCTTCGGACTTGCGCTCACGTCGAATGGCTGCCTGCGTGGACCACTGCGCCCTCCGGATCCCGCAACGGCTCCAGACTATGCATCCCACGCTGCGTGGGCGTGTCGCCCCGACATGAAGGGCGATGCGTGCGACATCGACTTGACGGCGGTCGAAATGCTCCCGGATGGCACGACGAAGATCGTTCCCTTCACGCCCGAAGCCGACCCCAAGATTGACTGTTTTTATGTGTATCCGACGGTCGACATGGGACTGCGCGCCGGATTACACGAAGACCTGACGGACAACGAAAAACCTTTCCAAACGGCTGGCATTCAAGCCGCTCGATTTGCCGAAGTCTGCCGGCTCTTTGCGCCTCTGTATCGACAAGTCAGAATTGGAACGTACGCAGCCGACGCGAAAACTCGCGATTTCTACCTCGACGCTGCCTACAGGGACGTCGAATCTGCCTTCGATCATTACATTTCGCACGACAACGGCGGACGTCCGTTTGTCTTGGTGTCACATTCTCAAGGCTCGCACATGGTGAGCCGCTTGATTCGCAGGCGAATTGAAACGGATCCCGCGCTCTTGTCGCGCCTCGTCGTTGCGCTGCCCATCGGCGGACACCTCGGAACGGATGCCAATGGCCGCACAGGAGGCAGCTTTCAAAAGGTCCCGGTATGCACGTCGAAAGAAGAACAAGGGTGCGTCGTGGCCTATCGATCCTATCCACCGAGCGCCACGAATTTTGGCCGCGACGAATCGCTGAAAGAGGGCAAAGTCAGCGTATGCGTTCATCCCGCGAGCATTGGCAAAGATGAAAATGCTGGTTTGTCACGTGCGTACTTTCCGACGAGAGCACGTCGCCTGGGAACGCTGCCCGAAGGCATTGCCGAAAAAGCCCCGTTCGTGCTGTATCGAGATTTTTTCGAAGCGCGTTGCGTGGCGCATGGCGACGTTCGGGTGCTCGAAGTACGCCCCCGTCAGGCCCCTGGAGATACTCGACAAAACCCCATCGACTTCGATTCGATGTTCGTTCGCAGCGCAATGGGGCTGCATATCTACGACGTGCAATTCGGCATGGGAGATCTCATCGATCTCGTGCGCATCAAAGCCGAAGCGCGACAGCGATTGCAGACGCAATGA
- a CDS encoding STAS domain-containing protein has protein sequence MNSFIALHAGSIAEELCGRLVARSGSVFDALGERKTRDIADGVVAALEKDLSSGGEKAARGELAKLIEELSPQGLGYADLRHLVVSLRQILFAVLSNAEESSPTVRQGVEQWLFHVVLATAARFVATREWAFQEQAAHLQVGHVEERLVELQAAYDEKTRLLEQIRQASTPIAPIYEGILVVPIVGILDAFRAQVLTEKLLEAIIAKQAQVVILDVSGVPVFDAETAQNVLGTTKAARLLGTELILVGLSPQVARTVVELGLDLEGLETRATLQAGLAKAFSLCGLRIVQASGVRRKSFSMPKPA, from the coding sequence ATGAATTCGTTTATTGCTCTTCATGCTGGGAGCATTGCGGAAGAATTGTGCGGTCGCCTCGTGGCTCGGTCGGGCAGCGTGTTCGATGCGCTTGGCGAGCGGAAGACGCGCGATATTGCCGACGGCGTCGTGGCAGCATTGGAAAAGGATCTGTCATCGGGAGGCGAAAAAGCGGCGCGAGGAGAGCTTGCGAAGCTCATCGAAGAACTTTCGCCGCAGGGGCTTGGATACGCGGACCTGCGCCATTTGGTGGTTTCCCTGCGGCAAATTCTTTTCGCGGTGTTGTCGAATGCGGAGGAATCGTCTCCGACTGTGCGGCAAGGCGTCGAGCAATGGCTGTTTCATGTCGTGCTCGCCACGGCGGCGCGTTTCGTCGCCACGCGGGAATGGGCATTTCAGGAGCAGGCGGCCCATCTTCAAGTAGGACATGTCGAGGAGCGGCTCGTCGAGCTTCAAGCGGCTTATGACGAAAAGACGCGGCTGCTCGAGCAAATTCGGCAGGCATCCACGCCCATTGCGCCCATTTACGAGGGAATCCTGGTCGTGCCGATCGTGGGTATCCTCGATGCATTTCGCGCCCAGGTCCTCACCGAAAAGCTGCTCGAGGCCATCATTGCGAAGCAAGCCCAAGTGGTCATTCTGGACGTTTCGGGCGTACCGGTTTTCGATGCGGAAACGGCGCAAAACGTTCTTGGAACGACCAAGGCGGCCAGGCTTTTGGGCACCGAGCTGATTCTGGTGGGTTTGTCGCCGCAGGTTGCACGTACGGTCGTGGAGTTAGGCTTGGATCTCGAGGGGCTCGAGACGCGCGCGACGTTGCAAGCGGGTTTGGCGAAGGCATTCTCGCTATGCGGGCTGCGGATCGTGCAAGCGAGCGGCGTGCGTCGGAAGTCGTTTTCGATGCCGAAGCCCGCCTGA
- a CDS encoding heavy-metal-associated domain-containing protein: MKESLLQVDGMTCPSCIRLIESALCELDGVDTCPSIRRSCAPRRQI; the protein is encoded by the coding sequence ATGAAGGAAAGCCTGCTCCAAGTCGACGGGATGACCTGCCCATCCTGCATCCGCCTCATCGAAAGCGCGCTCTGCGAGCTCGACGGCGTCGACACATGTCCAAGCATTCGACGCTCGTGCGCGCCGCGTCGACAGATATGA